The Marinobacter bohaiensis genome segment GGCCTCGCCACCGTGTGCCATCACCGCCGACGCCACGACACCCATCAGACCGACCTTGCCACCGCCATACACCAGGGTATGACCGCCTTCGGCCAGGGCCTGCCCCATGGCGCGGGCGCCTTCCTCGAATACCGGGTCGTTACCGGTGCTGGACCCACAGAATACTGCGACTTTCATAGATCGGATCGGCCTCCCATTGTCCGCACGCCCGTCCGGGCGACTTCAGGCGAACGCTAATAAGAACAGATCATCAGGCGGGAAACAACGCGAGCGGACCGTCCGTGGCCCGCCGCGTAGTTGGCAAATCAGGACACTTCGGGGTTACGCAGCGCTTCCGCCGCGCCCAGCAGGCCGGTGTAGGGTTCGGTCACCACATGCACCGGCGTCCGCTCCATCAACGGACGCATGCGCCCCTTGTCCTCAAAGGCGGCCTGGAACGGGCTTTCCAGGAAGAACTCGATGAAGCGCGGCAGGATTCCGCCGCACAGGTACACGCCGCCCACGCTCCCCAGGGTCAACGCGGCGTTGCCCGCGGTGCGACCCAGAATCTCGCAGAAATGACGCAGCGCGTGTCGAGCCAGTGAATCGGCGTCGGACACCGCCGCCGCCGTGATCTTGGCGGGGGTATCCAGCGGCGCGGCCACGCCCTGTATCTCGGCATGGGCCTGGTACAGGTTGAGCAGCCCCTGACCGCACAGGATCCGCTCGACCGAAACCCGACCGAAGCGCGCTTTTAGGATCTGCAGGATAGCGATCTCCACCTCGTCGGTGGGCGCAAAATCCACGTGCCCGCCTTCGGTCATCAGCGGCACCCAGCCATCACGCAGTGGCACCAGCCCGGAAACGCCCAGACCGGTGCCCGGCCCAATCACCAGACGCGCACGCGTCACATCGCCCGGCCCGCCGCAGACGTGGATCAGGTGCTCCTGGGGTACATGGGGCACCCCCAGCGCCATGGCGGTGAAGTCATTGATCACCTTGAACGAACGCAGGCCAAACTGCTCGCGAATGACCTGCAGGCCGAAACGCCAGTGGTTGTTGGTCATCCGCACCTGGGCGTTGGGATCGTTGGGCGACGGCACCGGCCCGGCGACCGCCAGGCACACGTCCTTGATCCGCTCGACACCGACCCGCTCCATGTAGGCGCGGATGGCACCGTCCAGGTTGTCGAATTCGCCACAGGGC includes the following:
- the glk gene encoding glucokinase; the encoded protein is MTDQSMVELVGDIGGTNARFALAREGDVRPHAIEVLPCGEFDNLDGAIRAYMERVGVERIKDVCLAVAGPVPSPNDPNAQVRMTNNHWRFGLQVIREQFGLRSFKVINDFTAMALGVPHVPQEHLIHVCGGPGDVTRARLVIGPGTGLGVSGLVPLRDGWVPLMTEGGHVDFAPTDEVEIAILQILKARFGRVSVERILCGQGLLNLYQAHAEIQGVAAPLDTPAKITAAAVSDADSLARHALRHFCEILGRTAGNAALTLGSVGGVYLCGGILPRFIEFFLESPFQAAFEDKGRMRPLMERTPVHVVTEPYTGLLGAAEALRNPEVS